In Candidatus Atribacteria bacterium ADurb.Bin276, the following proteins share a genomic window:
- a CDS encoding Bacterial Ig-like domain (group 1), which yields MKKYVYTNLFLKFFLVLLIFAGFSSMVLAKSSVTFQFNISPEVHRSLPRSPQIALSTDRGDGGFYSVGERVNLRYRTTIGGYITLAQYNPGGSAQIIEENKFVRANSPQMVSFMAKEPVGTHRVVIILTPDTIPRNRIQEFLRNPSRISSIFGGQYAVNRTEFVVDGGQVEPLINVQPATFNLNAGSTQTFSIRLTDYSGRPIPGKNLLLDAPFGTLSSQQVRTNSRGMATFTYTASFARRSSIRISVLFPGDAENGWTSTEIIGHIR from the coding sequence ATGAAAAAATATGTTTATACAAATTTATTTCTAAAGTTCTTCTTAGTGCTGCTCATTTTCGCTGGATTTTCAAGCATGGTCTTGGCTAAATCCTCAGTTACTTTTCAATTTAACATTTCACCCGAAGTTCATCGTTCTTTGCCTCGTTCTCCTCAAATCGCACTCTCTACTGACCGAGGTGATGGGGGATTTTATTCAGTGGGAGAGAGGGTAAACTTGCGTTATCGAACCACAATCGGCGGATATATAACTCTTGCTCAATATAACCCTGGAGGGAGTGCTCAAATCATTGAAGAAAACAAATTTGTTCGGGCTAACTCTCCTCAAATGGTTAGCTTTATGGCTAAAGAACCAGTTGGAACTCACCGGGTTGTAATTATTTTAACTCCCGACACCATACCACGAAACAGAATTCAAGAATTTTTAAGAAATCCAAGTCGTATTTCATCCATATTCGGGGGACAGTATGCAGTCAATAGAACTGAATTCGTGGTTGATGGTGGTCAAGTTGAACCTCTTATTAATGTACAACCGGCAACATTCAATCTCAACGCCGGATCTACTCAAACATTTTCTATAAGATTAACAGATTATTCTGGTCGGCCAATCCCTGGTAAAAACTTATTATTGGATGCTCCTTTTGGAACTCTAAGTTCTCAACAAGTGCGAACCAATAGCCGTGGTATGGCTACCTTTACTTATACAGCTTCTTTTGCAAGAAGGTCATCGATAAGAATTTCAGTTTTGTTCCCTGGCGATGCTGAAAATGGTTGGACGTCAACCGAAATTATCGGGCATATTCGTTAA